The following are encoded together in the Panicum virgatum strain AP13 chromosome 6K, P.virgatum_v5, whole genome shotgun sequence genome:
- the LOC120711735 gene encoding protein synthesis inhibitor II-like codes for MAAANPPSATNPLFTVTFDVQGSDNYGDFIAGIRRRVANPRHFSHNRPVLPPVEPPPRRWFHIVLRTQIATLTLTTRADNLYLEGFRSSDGTWWELTRGLIPGATYVGFGGSYGDLLGNTFRLAGGALERLGPQQQADAAKALAARASLGLAGVELGPQQMADAANALAARARGDLASGKEQQRASEALVVILLMVHEATRFATVSAFVAALMHPRAAMKRGTITAQMEKQVNGWEDLSKSLLMADAVRPPGPFKPFPDMGVSTVEEAAATIAILLFVELPGGMTAAKALQLFHGN; via the coding sequence atggcggcggccaacCCACCCTCGGCGACAAACCCGCTCTTCACCGTCACCTTCGACGTGCAGGGCAGCGACAACTACGGTGACTTCATCGCCGGCATCCGTCGCAGGGTGGCCAACCCGAGGCACTTCTCCCACAACCGCCCCGTGCTGCCGCCGGTGGAGCCCCCGCCACGGCGCTGGTTCCACATCGTGCTCAGGACCCAGATCGCCACGCTCACGCTGACCACTCGCGCCGACAACCTCTACCTGGAGGGCTTCCGGAGCAGCGACGGCACGTGGTGGGAGCTCACCCGGGGCCTCATCCCGGGCGCCACCTACGTGGGCTTCGGCGGCTCCTACGGCGACCTGCTCGGCAACACGttccgcctcgccggcggcgcgctcgaGCGGCTCGGCCCGCAGCAGCAGGCGGACGCCGCCAAggcgctcgccgcgcgcgccagcctcggcctcgccggcgtcgagctCGGCCCGCAGCAGATGGCGGACGCCGCCAACGCtctcgccgcgcgcgccaggGGCGACCTCGCCTCCGGCAAAGAGCAGCAGCGGGCGAGCGAGGCGCTGGTCGTGATCCTGCTGATGGTGCACGAGGCCACGCGGTTCGCCACCGTGTCGGCGTTCGTGGCCGCGCTGATGCACCCCAGGGCGGCGATGAAGAGGGGCACCATCACCGCGCAGATGGAGAAGCAGGTGAACGGGTGGGAGGACCTGTCCAAATCGCTGCTCATGGCGGACGCCGTGCGGCCGCCGGGCCCGTTCAAGCCGTTCCCGGACATGGGCGTGAGTAcggtggaggaggccgccgcgacGATCGCGATATTGCTGTTCGTTGAGTTGCCGGGCGGGATGACGGCGGCCAAGGCGCTGCAGCTGTTCCATGGAAACTAA
- the LOC120713230 gene encoding uncharacterized protein LOC120713230 — protein sequence MARWWRSGAPAAVAVNANGVAEGCSPAAIVADRGGTGGQWGGGFGTGRRDGELEEVARVPYAGGIRRGRHRDGGFGQWRPAAMALKQSKAVAGAVAHDARTTSASAVTEGELGRWERGEGEASRARGQGRLGHLCGGDRAVRGTEDNDAAAMGEAGAGTPRARGR from the exons ATGGCGCGGTGGTGGCgcagcggcgctccggcggcggtggcggtgaacGCG AACGGGGTGGCAGAGGggtgctcaccggcggcgatcgTGGCGGACAGGGGCGGCACCGGCGGCCAGTGGGGAGGTGGCTTCGGGACGGGGCGAAGGGATGGGGAATTGGAGGAGGTCGCGAGGGTGCCCTATGCCGGCGGAATCAGACGGGGACGGCACAGGGACGGCGGATTTGGGCAGTggaggccggcggccatggcgctaAAGCAGAGCAAGGCGGTTGCGGGCGCGGTGGCGCACGACGCGCGCACGACGAGTGCGAGCGCGGTGACAGAGGGGGAGCTAGGCAGGTGGGAGCGAGGCGAAGGCGAGGCCAGCCGAGCGCGCGGGCAAGGTCGGCTCGGCCATTTATGCGGCGGCGACAGGGCGGTTCGGGGAACAGAGGACAACGACGCGGCGGCAATGGGTGAGGCGGGGGCCGGGACGCCCAGGGCGCGCGGGCGGTAG